In Chryseobacterium camelliae, one DNA window encodes the following:
- a CDS encoding rhodanese-like domain-containing protein — MSIMLSACKNIASISQTDNRLTDIINSADVVLVDVRIPEQYREGTADRAVNIPLRELPKRINELKGKKVVVFCNKGIQADQAMQILKKNRIKAYDGTTWKNIQAIQHLNNTENH, encoded by the coding sequence ATGAGCATCATGCTAAGCGCCTGTAAAAATATTGCCAGCATCAGCCAGACGGACAACAGATTAACTGATATAATCAACAGTGCAGATGTTGTTTTAGTGGACGTTAGAATTCCTGAGCAGTACAGAGAGGGAACTGCAGATCGCGCGGTAAATATCCCACTCAGGGAACTTCCGAAGCGGATCAATGAGCTTAAAGGCAAGAAGGTGGTCGTTTTCTGCAATAAAGGAATACAGGCTGATCAGGCTATGCAGATCCTGAAAAAAAACAGGATAAAGGCCTATGACGGCACAACATGGAAGAATATACAGGCGATACAGCAC